DNA from Candidatus Hydrogenedentota bacterium:
TCTATTCCATCAAGCGATTCATGGGCCGCCGCCATTCGGAGGTGGCCGAAGAAGAGAAGACGGTGCCCTACAAGGTCACCGCGACTTCTTCCGGCGACTGCCAGGTCGAGGTCATGGGCAAGACCTGCCGGCCGCCTGAAATCTCCGCCATGATTCTGCAGAAGATGCGTGAGACCGCGGAATCGTACCTCGGCGCGAAGGTCGAAAAGGCGGTGGTCACCGTGCCCGCGTATTTCAACGACGCACAGCGGCAGGCCACGAAAGACGCGGGCCGCATTGCGGGCCTTGAAGTGCTGCGCATCATCAATGAACCCACGGCCGCCGCGCTTGCCTACGGCCTCGACCGCAAGAAGGACGAGAAGGTCGCCGTGTACGACCTGGGCGGCGGCACGTTCGACATCTCGATCCTTGCTATCGGCGACGACAGCTTCGAGGTGCTCTCGACGAACGGCGACACGCACCTGGGCGGCGACAATTTCGACCAGCGCATTATCGACTGGCTCGCGGATGAGTTCATGCGCGATGCGGGCATTGACTTGCGCAAGGACCCGATGGCGCTGCAGCGGTTGAAGGAAGCCGCGGAAAAAGCGAAGTGCGAGCTATCGTCCACGCTTTCCACCGATGTCAACCTGCCGTTCATCACGGCGGATGCCTCCGGACCGAAACACCTGAACTACACGCTGACGCGCGCGAAACTCGAACAATTGTGCGACGATCTGCTCCAACGCACGAAAAACCCGTGCTATCGCGCCATAGAAGATGCGAACGTGCGGCCTTCGGACATCGACGAGGTCATTCTCGTCGGCGGCATGACCCGCATGCCCGCGGTCGGTAGCATCGTCAAGGAAATCTTCGGCAAAGAGCCGCATCGCGGCGTGAATCCCGACGAAGTGGTGGCCGTCGGCGCGGCCATCCAGGCAGGGGTGCTGGCCGGCGAGGTCAAGGATCTGCTCCTGCTCGACGTCACGCCGCTGTCGCTCGGTATCGAGACGCTCGGCGGCGTCTGCACGCGCCTGATCGAGCGCAACACGACCATTCCCGTAACGAAGCGGCAGGTCTTCTCGACCGCGTCCGACAGTCAGACCGCCGTGACCATCCACGTGCTGCAGGGCGAACGGGAAATGGCGTCGGATAACCGCACCCTCGGCAGGTTCAACTTGGAAGGCATTCCGCCGGCGCCGCGCGGCATCCCGCAGATCGAGGTATCTTTCGATATCGATGCCGACGGCATCCTGCATGTCTCGGCGAAGGACCTCGGCACGGGCCGGGAGCAGAAGATACGCATCGAATCGTCGAGCGGGCTCAACGAGAGCGAGATTCAGCGCATGGTGAAGGATGCGGAGCAGCATCAGGAGGACGACAAGCGCAAGAGGCGGGCCGTCGAAGTGCGCAACAACGCCGACGCGCTGTTGTACGCCTCGGAAAAGAGCTTGCGCGAGCACGGCGACAAGGTGAGCGAGGAGGACAGGTCACGCGTGAGCGCCGCCATCGAGAAGCTGCGCAGCGCCAAAGACGGAAGCGACATCGACGCTATCGAAGCCGCGATGAACGGCCTGACAGAGGCGTCGCACAAGCTTGCCGAGGCCATCTACGCCGAGGCCGCGGCGCGGCAACAGGCCGCGGGCGCAGGCGCGGCCGGGCAAGCGTCATCCGGCCCCGAGTTCGTGGAACCGGGCGGCGGCGCGCAGAAGAGCGCCGGGAAGCAAGATACCGTTGACGCGGACTTCACCGTTGTGGACGATGACGGCAAGGGCAAGAAGGGCTGACGCCGGGAACAGGCGCACGACCCTGAGGCAGCACGGGCGGAAACCGGTGACGATGACCAGACTGGCGCAGTAGAGTATGCCGCAACGCGATCCATACGAAGTACTGAGTGTCGCGCGCGAGGCCTCGCAGGACGAAATTCGCAGGGCCTATCTCAAACTCGCGCACAAATACCACCCGGACAAGACGGGCGGCGACAAGCAGGCCGAAGAAAAGCTCAAGGAAATCAACGCGGCCTACGACATCTTGAAAAACCCCGAGAAGCGCGCCAAATTCGACCGGTTTGGGTCGGTTGACGGCCAGACCTTCCCGGGCGGATTCGAAGGGTTCGGCGGGCTCAGCGGTTTTGAGTCGCCCATCGACGACTTTTTCGACATGATCTTCGGCAAGGGCGGCCGGCGCGGGGGGCGCGCGCGCCCGC
Protein-coding regions in this window:
- the dnaK gene encoding molecular chaperone DnaK, with the protein product MGKVIGIDLGTTNSCVAVMEGGEPVVIANTEGARTTPSMVAFTRDGERLVGAAAKRQAVTNPQNTVYSIKRFMGRRHSEVAEEEKTVPYKVTATSSGDCQVEVMGKTCRPPEISAMILQKMRETAESYLGAKVEKAVVTVPAYFNDAQRQATKDAGRIAGLEVLRIINEPTAAALAYGLDRKKDEKVAVYDLGGGTFDISILAIGDDSFEVLSTNGDTHLGGDNFDQRIIDWLADEFMRDAGIDLRKDPMALQRLKEAAEKAKCELSSTLSTDVNLPFITADASGPKHLNYTLTRAKLEQLCDDLLQRTKNPCYRAIEDANVRPSDIDEVILVGGMTRMPAVGSIVKEIFGKEPHRGVNPDEVVAVGAAIQAGVLAGEVKDLLLLDVTPLSLGIETLGGVCTRLIERNTTIPVTKRQVFSTASDSQTAVTIHVLQGEREMASDNRTLGRFNLEGIPPAPRGIPQIEVSFDIDADGILHVSAKDLGTGREQKIRIESSSGLNESEIQRMVKDAEQHQEDDKRKRRAVEVRNNADALLYASEKSLREHGDKVSEEDRSRVSAAIEKLRSAKDGSDIDAIEAAMNGLTEASHKLAEAIYAEAAARQQAAGAGAAGQASSGPEFVEPGGGAQKSAGKQDTVDADFTVVDDDGKGKKG